A single window of Sulfurovum sp. UBA12169 DNA harbors:
- a CDS encoding alkylhydroperoxidase has translation MAHIQLPEFKAMSPAIQEKARPILEKTGQLGEIFKLMAVDEKVYFATDGMVQGYLLNETTLPYVIKEAIALLISKENGCSMCVDVHKSIAAMLGISEEQIEEILQGVDAMHVEGKDKALLNFCIKASRKDNYKILKEEIDALKAMGWSDMQIVEAVAITGYFNYINTLSNVFGLGK, from the coding sequence ATGGCACATATACAACTACCCGAATTTAAAGCAATGTCACCCGCGATCCAAGAGAAGGCACGGCCGATTTTGGAAAAAACAGGACAGCTTGGAGAGATATTTAAACTGATGGCAGTAGATGAAAAAGTTTATTTTGCAACGGATGGGATGGTGCAGGGGTATTTACTCAACGAAACAACGCTTCCGTATGTTATCAAAGAAGCGATAGCGCTTTTGATCTCCAAAGAGAACGGATGCAGCATGTGTGTGGATGTACACAAAAGCATCGCAGCGATGCTGGGGATAAGCGAGGAGCAGATCGAAGAGATACTGCAGGGAGTAGATGCGATGCATGTAGAGGGCAAAGACAAGGCATTGTTGAACTTCTGCATTAAAGCATCGCGCAAAGACAATTATAAAATCCTCAAAGAAGAGATAGATGCGCTCAAAGCGATGGGGTGGAGTGATATGCAAATTGTCGAAGCCGTAGCGATCACAGGGTACTTTAACTATATCAATACGCTTTCAAATGTATTCGGGCTTGGAAAGTAG
- a CDS encoding cytochrome C, whose amino-acid sequence MAKTIALWGIAFLLLLQTVQIEISTPSAIDPKREIDAPKEIIKMLKVSCYDCHSYQTKMPWYANVAPFSWSVRSHIKKGRNWFNFQEWNSYDEEKKQKIYKGIAETISYSMPMPMYLSFHDEAKLTQQERNRIKKWAQNNIKDENE is encoded by the coding sequence ATGGCAAAAACAATCGCTTTGTGGGGGATTGCATTTTTGCTTTTATTGCAAACCGTTCAAATAGAGATATCAACTCCTTCCGCCATTGATCCCAAAAGGGAAATAGATGCTCCAAAAGAGATCATAAAGATGCTAAAAGTCTCTTGCTATGATTGCCACTCCTATCAAACAAAAATGCCATGGTACGCAAATGTGGCACCTTTTTCATGGAGTGTGCGAAGCCACATCAAAAAAGGCCGAAATTGGTTCAATTTCCAAGAATGGAATAGCTATGATGAAGAGAAAAAGCAGAAGATATACAAAGGTATCGCTGAAACCATTAGCTACAGCATGCCAATGCCTATGTATTTAAGCTTTCACGACGAGGCAAAGCTCACCCAACAAGAAAGAAACAGGATTAAAAAATGGGCACAAAACAACATAAAAGATGAAAATGAGTAA
- a CDS encoding heterodisulfide reductase subunit B — MSTLHYALYTGCTAKESTPELLSSTLAVAEKLGIKITILEEASCCGASHLQDFDEFLSHVLNARNICYAEKLGLTMITICNTCQINSAMTKHKLDNNPEYKARVNEKLAEVGLEYKGTSQIKHFLYALIDDYGLENIKSKVTTPLSRFNIAPFYGCHNIRPSELQNESNGGENPYNPTSLDELIAALEGHPVDYASKNKCCGFHVDLQAPQTSNALTGNALLDAIDNNADMIVTPCPLCHLNMDIKQESAGKQLGRDIDLPILHMPQMVALALGCTEKEIGLKHHVSKADHIYTA, encoded by the coding sequence ATGAGCACACTACATTACGCACTTTACACAGGATGTACCGCAAAAGAGTCAACGCCTGAACTGCTGTCGTCTACACTCGCAGTGGCTGAAAAATTGGGGATCAAAATTACCATACTTGAAGAAGCGAGTTGCTGCGGTGCAAGTCATCTGCAGGATTTTGACGAATTTCTTTCGCATGTATTGAATGCCAGAAATATCTGCTACGCGGAAAAACTGGGACTGACAATGATCACAATTTGCAACACATGCCAAATCAACTCTGCCATGACAAAGCATAAGCTGGACAATAATCCTGAGTATAAAGCGAGAGTCAACGAAAAACTTGCTGAAGTGGGACTTGAATACAAAGGCACCTCCCAGATCAAACATTTTCTTTATGCGCTGATCGACGACTATGGTCTTGAGAATATCAAAAGCAAAGTCACCACGCCGCTTAGCCGTTTTAATATCGCTCCTTTTTACGGATGTCACAATATTAGGCCATCAGAACTTCAAAACGAAAGCAACGGCGGAGAAAATCCTTACAACCCTACTTCGCTTGATGAACTTATCGCTGCGCTTGAAGGACATCCGGTTGACTATGCGAGCAAAAATAAATGTTGCGGTTTCCATGTAGATCTTCAAGCGCCTCAGACAAGCAATGCGCTCACAGGAAATGCGCTGCTAGATGCCATCGACAACAATGCAGACATGATCGTTACTCCCTGCCCGCTTTGCCATCTCAATATGGATATCAAGCAAGAAAGTGCCGGAAAACAACTCGGCCGTGATATTGACCTTCCTATTTTGCATATGCCTCAAATGGTCGCACTTGCACTTGGCTGCACGGAAAAAGAGATTGGACTTAAGCATCACGTTAGCAAAGCAGACCATATCTATACCGCATAA
- a CDS encoding dethiobiotin synthase, whose translation MPKINKYVDIDTVEREAKKDLIDRHSPFIHCADTAKAGEPFEVTVKMGNEYTHPDDFDHYIESVTLFNGDTLLARATYVPGTLGNTKAHNTTTFTIIPTGKKLNLIAHGYCTKHGIWEGTPVEITVEG comes from the coding sequence ATGCCAAAAATTAATAAATACGTAGATATTGATACCGTAGAGAGAGAAGCAAAAAAAGATCTTATTGACAGACATTCTCCGTTTATTCACTGTGCCGATACGGCAAAAGCCGGTGAGCCATTTGAAGTGACAGTAAAAATGGGCAACGAATATACGCATCCGGATGATTTTGATCACTATATTGAATCCGTAACCCTTTTTAACGGTGATACGCTGCTTGCTAGGGCTACTTATGTACCCGGAACTCTAGGAAACACAAAAGCACATAACACCACTACATTTACTATCATCCCAACCGGTAAAAAACTTAATCTTATAGCACACGGTTACTGTACAAAACACGGTATCTGGGAAGGTACGCCTGTGGAGATCACGGTAGAAGGATAA
- a CDS encoding succinate dehydrogenase, translated as MNETKKITIKAFRFNAETDYLPYYKTYEMEVGKDELVLDLLNRIKWEHDGSFSYRRSCRHGICGSCSIKVNGKPVLSCKENAHDMIKLFGEELIFDPQSKKRAVKDMIIDKKDFWDKHHAIKPYVNGNVEPQPAHETHMTKEQVENFLDADYCIQCGNCHYACPVLEVNSDFFGPAAFAAAYRFSIDPRDNCGQERLEMTAQMGQGVWDCVKCYECAEACPKDVNPIEKIMKLHNMQFEQGVAQSNVATRHAEGFVRSIKKHGLLDEADIVKYSEGPIGVFKHVKDAMKMMKAGKIHLTDQMPFVDNMPKSKNLDEIKKLIEISQTNKL; from the coding sequence ATGAATGAAACAAAAAAAATAACCATAAAAGCATTTAGATTTAATGCTGAGACTGATTATCTGCCTTACTATAAAACTTACGAGATGGAAGTAGGAAAAGATGAATTGGTGCTTGATCTGCTTAATCGCATCAAATGGGAGCATGACGGAAGTTTTTCCTACAGAAGATCGTGCCGTCACGGGATCTGCGGATCTTGTTCGATTAAAGTAAACGGCAAACCGGTGCTCTCCTGCAAAGAAAATGCACATGACATGATCAAGCTGTTTGGGGAAGAATTGATTTTTGATCCGCAAAGCAAAAAACGTGCTGTCAAAGATATGATTATTGATAAAAAAGATTTTTGGGATAAACATCATGCGATTAAACCTTATGTCAATGGAAATGTAGAGCCTCAGCCTGCACATGAAACGCATATGACCAAAGAGCAGGTTGAAAATTTCCTTGACGCGGATTATTGTATTCAGTGCGGTAACTGCCACTACGCTTGCCCGGTACTTGAGGTAAACAGTGATTTCTTCGGACCGGCTGCTTTTGCCGCTGCCTATAGATTTTCTATCGACCCTAGAGACAATTGCGGCCAAGAGAGACTTGAGATGACTGCTCAGATGGGTCAAGGGGTTTGGGACTGTGTCAAATGTTACGAATGTGCCGAAGCATGCCCTAAAGATGTCAATCCGATCGAGAAAATTATGAAGCTTCACAATATGCAGTTTGAACAGGGTGTTGCTCAAAGCAATGTTGCTACACGCCACGCAGAAGGGTTTGTAAGAAGCATCAAAAAACACGGGTTGCTTGATGAGGCAGATATCGTGAAATACTCGGAAGGACCTATCGGTGTCTTTAAGCATGTTAAGGATGCGATGAAGATGATGAAAGCGGGGAAAATTCATCTCACCGACCAGATGCCGTTTGTTGACAATATGCCAAAATCTAAAAATCTTGATGAAATCAAAAAACTCATTGAAATTTCACAAACAAATAAGCTATAA